The following are from one region of the Coriobacteriia bacterium genome:
- a CDS encoding S41 family peptidase — translation MSKTTKVIVGVALVVIVASFGFIGGFAVSHLGYFTELPSAAALSPNGSPTADKVSEVEALLKAQALSPPTETSATAGAVQGLLGSNGDKYATYFDATHFKAFSEETNGSFGGIGVVLGENKQGQAYVVEVYPNTPAAKAGMKQGDVFLVIGGVRQDKWTQDEVVKRVRGAEGTQIALTMLRPNADPTKAGTEVPFKITRAMIDYPNTKTKMYGNVGYVRLGQFNANSTTDMEKAINDLTKQGAKSLVLDLREDPGGLLDQAVGVSSLFIPDGPIVRVDERNKPEAVSYATGHKITDLPLVVLIDGNSASASEITAGALQDYGRATLVGEQSYGKGSVQTIVPLPDGSAVKFTIAHYLTPKKRVINGIGLTPDHIVVMDPMKQLDPKTDTQLNTAIALAKAKGK, via the coding sequence ATGAGCAAGACCACCAAGGTCATCGTCGGCGTTGCGCTCGTCGTGATCGTCGCGTCGTTCGGCTTCATCGGAGGCTTCGCCGTATCGCACCTCGGCTACTTCACCGAGTTGCCGTCGGCGGCTGCCCTGAGCCCGAACGGCAGCCCCACCGCCGACAAGGTCTCTGAGGTCGAAGCGCTTCTCAAGGCACAGGCACTGAGTCCTCCCACCGAGACCTCGGCCACTGCGGGCGCCGTTCAGGGCCTTCTGGGTAGCAACGGCGACAAGTACGCTACGTACTTCGATGCGACGCACTTCAAGGCGTTCTCCGAGGAGACCAACGGCTCCTTTGGCGGCATCGGCGTGGTTCTCGGCGAGAACAAGCAAGGCCAAGCGTACGTTGTCGAGGTCTACCCCAACACGCCCGCCGCTAAGGCCGGCATGAAACAGGGCGATGTCTTCCTCGTCATCGGCGGCGTCCGCCAAGACAAGTGGACGCAGGACGAGGTCGTGAAGCGCGTTCGCGGGGCGGAAGGCACTCAGATTGCCCTGACGATGCTTCGACCAAATGCCGACCCGACGAAGGCCGGCACTGAGGTGCCGTTCAAGATCACTCGAGCGATGATCGACTACCCCAATACCAAGACCAAGATGTACGGCAACGTGGGCTACGTGCGGCTGGGGCAGTTCAACGCCAACTCCACCACTGACATGGAGAAGGCGATCAACGACCTGACCAAGCAGGGCGCCAAGTCGCTCGTCCTCGACCTGCGCGAAGATCCCGGCGGGCTGCTCGACCAAGCCGTCGGTGTCTCGTCGCTGTTCATTCCGGATGGCCCGATCGTTCGCGTTGACGAGCGCAACAAGCCCGAGGCTGTCAGCTACGCGACAGGGCACAAGATCACCGACCTGCCGCTCGTGGTGCTCATCGACGGCAACTCGGCCTCAGCCAGTGAGATCACCGCGGGTGCTTTGCAGGACTACGGCCGTGCCACGCTCGTCGGCGAGCAGAGCTACGGCAAGGGCAGCGTTCAGACGATCGTCCCGCTTCCGGATGGGTCTGCGGTCAAATTCACCATCGCCCACTACCTGACGCCCAAGAAGCGCGTCATTAACGGCATCGGCCTGACCCCGGATCACATCGTCGTCATGGACCCGATGAAGCAACTCGATCCTAAGACGGACACCCAGCTCAACACAGCCATAGCGCTGGCCAAAGCCAAGGGGAAGTAA